The Paraburkholderia caffeinilytica genome segment GTTTGCGGGCGATGGACTCGGCCTGGCGATATGCAACCGGATCGATGCCTTCGTGCACAAGATTGCGTGCGGTAGTGGCCGACCGTCGCGCATCAGTGAGCGTGATATCGGGGTAGGGGCCGAGGCTGAGGAAGTTCTCCTTGCCCGTGCTCGGTCGTCGGTAGCGGAGCAGCCAGGTCTTGCTTCCATCCGGCCAGACGCGTAAGGCAAGCCCATTCCCATCCGTGAGCAGATAGGGACGCTCACGGGGTTTGGCAACACGAAACACCACTTCGGACTTGGGTTCGGCGGGTTTGGGCATGGCCTGGCACCTCGATTCCGTGTATACGCAAGTGCATACGCAAAAATCGTCGATGCCAGTGGAACGCACAGGAACTTCAGGCAACAAAAAACCCCGTAAGACGTTGATCTTACGGGGTTTCTCGAACTACTTCGGCTTATGTTGGAACTAAGCCGGAACAACTGATGGTGCCCAGGAGAGGACTCGAACCTCCACGGTGTTGCCACCGCTAGGACCTGAACCTAGTGCGTCTACCAATTCCGCCACCTGGGCACGTTTTCAAACTAGACTGCTATTTTAGCGTGATGATGCAGCGTGTCAATCCCTGCATGCAAACAAACTACCGCTTCATCAAGCGCCCGGTTGTGCCATGCAGCGAAGCAAAACTTCACTGCCCGACCGCCGCGAGTCAACCGTCCTGCCAACCCCAAGATCCGCTCGAAAAACCAGAATCGGACCACATGGCTTCACACAAAAAATAAAGCCGCCTATGTGAAATGCCAGGCGGCTTTACTTCTGAATCTGGTGCCCAAGAGAGGACTCGAACCTCCACAGTGTTGCCACCGCTAGGACCTGAACCTAGTGCGTCTACCAATTTCGCCACCTGGGCAGGTGATGAACAGCAAAGAACGCCATTATAGCGACAGATTCAGGGCTGTCAAGCGTTTCTCAAAAGTCGCCTCAACATCGCCGCAGCAAGCCTGCATGCGCCTCACAGCGACTATTGACGGGCCGCGTGGCGCACAAGACGGGTGTTAGAATGCCTCGCAGTAGTTCGTTGGCACGGTGCACACGCCCGTCGGACTCAGACTTGAACGAGCCGGACCCGAGCAGTCATTCCAGTGCAATCGCAAGTGCAACTTAAGCGCAACCCAAGCGCCTCTTGAGCCCAGCCACATCGCCGACCGACGTCCATGCAACGAGAAAAAATCATCGACAAGCCCTTGAGCAAATTCCCGTATCCGATCCCGAGCCGCGAAGAAATCCTGGGCGTCCTGCGCACGAGTGAAGCGCCGCTTGCCGCGAACGACATCGCCGAAGCCCTGTCGATCAAGCGCCAGGAGCGCGAAGGATTTTTCAAGCGCTTAGGCGCCATGGAGCGCGACGGCCAGATCCGGCTCGATCAGCGCAATCTCTATCAGCTGACCCATCCGTCGAACTTCGTCGCGGGCCGCGTGCAGGGCCATCGCGACGGCTACGGTTTCCTCATTCGCGACGACGGTCAGGACGATCTGTTCCTGCCCACCGGCGAAATGCAGAAGGTCATGCACAACGATCGTGTGCTCGCGCGCATCGTCGGCTATGACCGTCGTGGCAGGCCCGAGGGCCATATCGTCGAAGTCACGGACCGCGCCAACAAGCGCGTGATCGGCCGCCTGCTCAACGAGAACGGCGCGCTGATCGTCGCGCCTGAAGATAAGCGCATCGGCCATGACATCCTGATCGCGCAGAACACCAAGAAGGCCAAGGTCGGCCAGGTGGTGGTGGTCGAGCTCACCGATTTCCCGAGCCGTCACTCGCAGCCGCTCGGCCGGGTGGTGGAAGTGCTCGGCGACATCGACGACCCCGGCATGGAAATCGAAATCGCGGTGCGCAAGTACGGCGTGCCGCACGAATTCAGCCAGGCCGCGCTCGACGAAGCCGCCAGGCTGCCCGACGAAGTGCGCCCGGTCGACGCGCGCCATCGTATCGACCTGCGCGACGTGCCGCTCGTCACGATCGACGGCGAAGACGCCCGCGACTTCGACGACGCCGTCTATTGCGAGCCGGTTCAGGTCGGTCGCGGCGAAGGCTTCCGCCTGATCGTCGCGATCGCGGACGTGTCGCACTACGTGCATCCAAAGAGCGGTCTCGACGCCGACGCGATCGAACGCAGCACCTCGGTGTACTTCCCGCGCCGCGTGATCCCAATGCTGCCGGAGAAGCTGTCGAACGGCCTATGTTCGCTGAATCCGAATGTCGACCGTTGCGTGCTGGTGTGCGACATGATCGTCACGGCGCGCGGCGAGGTGAAGGCGTATCAGTTCTATCCGGGCGTGATGCACTCGGCGGCGCGGCTGACCTATACGGAAGTGGCCGCGGTGCTGAAAAACACCAAAGGTCCGGAAGCCGCGCGCCGCGCCGCCTTGCTGCCGCAGCTGCAGAATCTTTACGGCGTCTACAAGTCGCTGTTCGCCGCTCGCCAGAAGCGCGGCGCGATCGACTTCGATACGACCGAGACGTACATCGTCTGCAATGCGCAGGGCAAGATCGAACAGATCATTCCTCGCACGCGCAACGACGCGCACAAGCTGATCGAGGAATGCATGCTGGCCGCGAACGTCTGCGCGGCCGACTTCCTCAAGCGCAACAAGCACCCGGGTCTGTTCCGCGTGCACGCGGGGCCGACCGCGGAGAAGCTCGAGAATCTGCGCACCTTCCTGCGCGGCATGGGCCTCACGCTTGCCGGCGGCGACAAGCCGCACGCCAGTGATTACGCCGCGCTGATGGCGCAGATCCGCGAGCGGCCGGACGCGCAGATGTTGCAGACCATGCTGCTGCGCTCGATGCAACAGGCTGTCTACAGTCCGGACAACATTGGCCACTTCGGTCTAGCGTACGAGGCGTATGCGCACTTTACGAGCCCGATTCGCCGCTATCCCGACCTGCTCACGCACCGCGCGATCTACGCGATCCTGCAAGGCCGCAAGTATCAGCCGGAGCCGCCGCAAGGCGTCGAGTTGAATACGGCGCTGTCGCCGCGCGCCCGCGCGATGCAGCAGGCGGACGAGGAAAAACACGGCGCCCGCAACCGCTCGAAAGACGTGGCGATCTGGGAAGAACTCGGTTTGCATTGCTCGTCGAACGAGCGCCGTGCAGACGAAGCCTCGCGCGACGTGGAAGCCTGGCTCAAGTGCTACTTCATGCGTGACAAGCTGGGTGAAGAGTACGGCGGCATGGTGAACGGCGTGACGTCGTTCGGCATTTTCGTGCAACTCGATTCGCTCTTCATCGAGGGCCTCGTGCATGTCACCGAACTGGGCTCGGACTACTTCCAGTACGACGAGATCAAGAACGAGTTGCGCGGCGAGCGCACCGGCATTCGTTATCGTCTGTCGGATCGTGTGCGGGTGCAGGTGAGCCGCGTCGATCTCGACGCGCGCAAGATCGACTTCCGCCTCGTGCGCGATACGCCGATCAAGCCGCCGGCGAGCCGTCCGGCTCTCGCCGACAAGGCCGCCGGCGAAAGCGGCGGTGCGCGTGTGCGCGCATTGCCGCCGGTTGATGGCGGCGCAGGTGGCGCGGCGGCGCCGGGCGGACGGCGCAAGAAGGCCGCGCCGGCGCAAACCGCGGCCGTCAAGGAAGCGCGGGCGGCACGCGGCGCGGCGAAGAAGCACGGCGGCGCGTCGGCCAAGCCGGCCTCGAAACCGCAGGCCCGCAAGAAGCGCTGAAGTCGTTTGACGGCTTGAACCGCGCGCATCGGGTACGTTGACACGTACCGGTTGCGCGCGGTCTTCGTTTCATCGCATTCAAATCAGGTAGCGAGACACGCTACTCAGGCAACACGGTAAGCAGGCTCGTATTCATCACAGCAGCGCGCGTTCAGGGCGCGCTCAATCAAAGGTTTTTCAGTCATGTCACGTCTCAAGGTTCTATACGGTTTCCACGCAGTGACCGCGCGCATGCGGCACGATGCGTCGACGGTCGAAGAGGTTTACTACGACGCCACGCGCAAAGACCGTCGCATGACCGAGTTCCTGCACGCGGCGAAAGAAGCCGGCGTGCGCCTGATTGCCGCCGACGAAACGCGTCTGTGGGGTCTCGCGCATACCGAGCGTCACCAGGGCGTGGTTGCGCGTGCGAGCGACATGCCGCTTGCGCAGAATCTGGCTGAACTGCTCGACGGCATCACCGGTTCGCCGTTGATCCTGGTGCTGGACGGCGTGACCGATCCGCACAATCTCGGCGCCTGCCTGCGCGTGGCCGATGCGGCCGGCGCGCATGCGGTGATCGTGCCGCGCGACCGCGCGGTGGGATTGAACGCGACGGCCGCGAAGGTGGCGAGCGGCGCGGCCGACACCGTGCCGTACATCACGGTCACGAATCTGGCGCGCGCGCTGCGTGAGTTGAAGGACGCGGGCGTGTGGGTGGTCGGTACGGCCGGCGAAGCCACCAAGAGCCTCTACGAGACTGAACTCGACGGCCCGGTCGCCCTGGTGATGGGCGCCGAAGGCGAGGGCATGCGCCGCCTCACGCGCGATACCTGCGACGTGGTCATGCAGATTCCAATGGCGGGGACGGTCGAGAGCCTGAACGTGTCCGTGGCGAGCGGTGTGTGTCTGTTCGAAGCGGTGCGCCAGCGCTCGGTGAAGAAGAAGTAAGGCGCAAGCAGGGCGCCGAATCCCTTGACCCGTCAGCGCGCCGTGTGGGCGATCGCGAGCGTCATCTGCTCCAGATAGCCGTCGAGCGAGAAATCGCGCTGCGCATCGGCGAACGCCTGGTCGGCGAGGCGCTGGGCAAACTCCGGCGCCGCGCGCAGCGTTTCAACCGCATCGACGAAACCCTCCACGTCGCCGGGTTTCACGAGCCAGCCATTCTTGCGATGCCGCAGGATTTCGGTGACGCCGCCCGCCGCCGCCGCGACCACGGGCCTCGCGGCCGCCATGCCCTCGATGATCACGCGCCCGAACGGTTCGGGTTCCGTCGACGTATGCAGGATCACATCCATCGCTTTCATCCACGTCGGCATATCGTCACGGAAGCCGGCGAAATGAACGCGGTCCTCAATGCCGAGCTGCTCGGCCTGGCGATGTAGACTCTGCGCATAGGCGTGTTCGCCGAACAGCGCGGCGCCGACGAGCACAAGGTGTACGTCCGGCATGCGTGCCAGCGCGGCGAGCGCAATGTGCTGTCCTTTCCATGGCGCGAGACGCCCGAACAACCCGGCGAGCCAGGCCTTCTCCGGGAGACCGAGGCGACGGCGCAGCATGGCCATGTCGCTGGCGTCGATTCGACTGAATTCACTGGCATCGATGCCGTTGTGGACGACCGGCACCGCGTCGGCGGAGAGACCGGTAAGTGCGATCAGCGAGTTCGCCGACGCCCGTGAATTGGCGACCACATGATCGACGGCATGCCGCACGAGCCACTTCACAATAAACAGTTGCGCGTGCCCGAAGTGTTCGCGCGACATGATGTCGTGCAAATGCCAGATCACACGTTTGCGATGCAGCGGCTTGCCGAGCGCGCCGAGCACGAGTGCCTTCTGCGTGTTGAGGAACAGCACGTCGAATGGCTTGGCCTGCTCGGCGATCGCGCGCACCTGCCGCCAGATTCCAGGCAGCGCGCGCAGCCAGTTGAGCTGCATCGCGTCGCGGTTGATGCCCGATACGTGCACCTCGTTGATCACCTCCACGTGTACGCCCAATGCTTCGAGCCGTCCGCGAAACGGGCCTTCCGAAAGCAGCACGACCTTGCCGCGCTGGGTACACGCGGACGCGAGCGGCAGCAACGAAAATTCAGCGCCGCCCAACTGACCGCTCTGGTCGACGAACAGCACCGTGGGCGCCTCCGGGAGTTCCTGCGTGGTCGTCTCCGTTTGCGCCGGTTGGGCGAGCGGAAAGTGGCTGGTGAGTTCGGATGCGTTCATCGTCGGGCGTGTAGGATAGCGAAATGAGATCAGTGGGACGGTCAACGAGGCGTGACCTGTGTGGCGTCATTATTCGCGGACTATCACGTGTTCAGTGTGGCCGTGCGTACGCACTGTGACTGACATGACCCTTACACTGGCTTGCTGGCTGTGGGCTGTTTGATAGGTTCCGGGATCATGAATGCGGGCCGCTCGACGGGCACACGGCGGTTTTTTCGGCGAATCCACCCGATAAATCCAGCCTGGCGACGCCACTCCGGTAAACTTGCGGTTTTTACTGCAACCCGCATTCGCCATGACCCAAGACGAACTCAAGCAACTGGTCGGCCAGGCCGCCGCCGACTACGTGAACGCCAACGTGCCCGAAGGCTCGGTGATCGGCGTCGGCACCGGCTCCACCGCGAACTGTTTTATCGACGCGCTAGCCGCCAGCAAGGCCCGTTATCGCGGCGCCGTGTCGAGCTCGCTCGCCACCACCGCGCGTCTGCAATCGCATGGTTTCAAGGTGCTCGACCTGAACGAAATCGATTCGCTGCCGGTGTATGTGGACGGCGCCGACGAAATCGACCACAGCGGCGCGATGATCAAGGGCGGTGGCGGCGCGCTGACGCGCGAGAAAATCGTCGCGTCGGTGTCGGATGTATTCGTCTGCATCGCCGACGCGAGCAAGCTGGTCGGCACGCTCGGCAACTTTCCGCTGCCGATTGAAGTCGTGCCGATGGCGCGCACCGCGATCGGCCGCCGCGTGACGGCGCTCGGCGGTGTGCCGGTGGTGCGCGTGACGAAGGAAGGGGTGCCGTTCATTACCGATAACGGCAACGAGATCCTCGACGTCAAGGGTCTGCGCATCAGCGACCCGCGCACGCTCGAAATGCAAATCAATGCGTGGCCGGGCGTGGTGACGGTGGGGCTCTTCGCGGGCCGCGGCGCGAATCTGTGCATGCTCGGCACGGAGACGGGCGTCGAGACGATCGCATATTAGCGCGCGGCTTGCCCGATCGCCTGCATCATCCGCTGCAAATACTGATCCACCGAAAACCCGGCTTGTGCATCGGCCAGCGCCTGATCCACGAGGCGCTGCGCCAGTGCCGGATCGGCGCGCAATACGCCGATCGCATCGGCCAGCGCGGCCGCATCCCCCGGTTTCACTAGCCAGCCATTGCGCCGATGCCGCACGATCTCGGTCACGCCGCCCGCGGCCGCCGCGATCACCGGGCGCGCGGCCGCCATGCCTTCGACGATCACCCGCCCGAACGGCTCCGGCTCGGTCGAGGTGTGCAAGATCACGTCCATCGCTTTCATCCACGCCGGCACGTCTTCCTGAAAGCCCGCGAAATGCACGCGCTCCGCGACGCCCAGTGCCTCGGCCTGCTCGTGCAGGCGTTGCGCGTACGCGTCCTCGCCGAATAGCGCCGCGCCGACCAGCGCCAGGTGCACGCCGGGCAGCCGCGCCATTGCCTCGAGCGCAATGTGCTGACCTTTCCACGGCGCGAGACGGCCGAACAAACCCGCCAGCCACGCATGCTCCGGCAAACCCAGTCGCGTGCGCAGCGCGGCCATGTCGCTGTCGTCGATGCGCTTGAATGCGTCGATGTCGATACCGTTGTAGACGACCGGCACCGAATCGGCCGCGATGCCCGTCAGCGCGATCAGCGAGCGCTTCGATGCCTGCGAATTCGCAACCACGTGGTCAACCGCGAAGCGCACCAGCCATTTGATAACGCTCAACTGCACACGTCCAAAATGCTCGCGGGTCAGGATATCGTGCTGATACCAGATCACCGGTTTGCGATGCAGCGGTTTGCCGAGCGCGCCGAGCACGAGTGCTTTTTGTGTGTTGAGAAACATCACGTCGAAGGCTCGCGCGCGCGCCGCGATTGCACGGACGTGGCGCAGGATGCCGGGCACGACGCGCAGACAGGTCAACCCGGACGCCTGCCGAACGATGCCCGATACACGCGGGTCGTTCAGCACCTGCACGCGTGCGCCGAGCGTTTCGAGCCGCACGCGAAATGGACCGTCGGAAAGCAGCACGACTTCGCTGCGCGCGATGCAGCTGCCGGCCAGTTGCAGGAGCGCGAATTCCGCACCGCCGAGTTGGCCGCTCTGGTCGACGAATAGCACGCTCGGCATTGTCGTCGGGAGCGTTGCCGGAGTGGCCGCCGCTACCGTTGACGCGGGCGCGGCAGATGGATCGACCAGGGCCTGCTGAACCAGCGGCAAGGAATGGGCGAGTGGCGTAGCGTCGATCGTCGGGCGCATAAAGTGCAAAGTCGGACGAAGTGATCGGGCTCGCCGTTCGCAAGAAGCGAATAGCGAGTCCTCATTATTCGCGGACTGTCGCGCGTCGAATGTGGGCATACGCACGCACGGCAAATGATGCGGAACTTACACTCGTTGCTATGGCCATGGGTCGTTAATCAATAGGCGGGGAGATCATGAAAGTGGCGATCGTGCACGACTGGCTCGTCGCACCCGGCGGCGCCGAGAAAGTGCTCGAACAGATCATCGAGTGTTTCCCCGATGCCGATCTCTTCAGCCTCGTCGATTTCCTCGAAGACCGCGGGCCGGTAGGCGGCAAACCTGTCACTACGTCGTTCATCCAGGGGCTGCCGTTTGCGCGGCGCCACTATCGCGCGTATCTGCCGTTGATGCCGCTGGCGGTCGAGCAGTTCGATCTCTCCGGTTACGACCTCATCATCACGAGTTCCTATGCGGTCGCGAAGGGGGTGCTGGTCGGCCCCGATCAGACGCACGTGAGCTACGTGCATTCGCCGATGCGCTACGCGTGGGATCTGCAACATCAGTATTTGCGCGAAGCGAATCTGATGCGCGGGCCGAAGTCATGGCTCGTGCGTGCGTTGCTTCACTATCTGCGCGGCTGGGATTCGCACTCGGCGAACAGCGTCGATCGTCTGATCGCGAATTCGCAATTCGTCGGACGGCGCGTGATGAAAACTTACCGGCGCGATGCTGCCGTGATTCCGCCGCCCGTCGACGTACACAAGTTCGAGTTGTGCACGCACAAGGAAGACTTCTATCTGACCGCCTCGCGGATGGTGCCTTACAAGCGCATTGATCTGATCGTCGAAACCTTCAACGCGACGCCGCACCGCAAGCTGATCGTGATCGGCGACGGACCGGAGATGGCAGCGATTCGCGCCAAGGCCGGTCCGAATGTAACGATCCTCGGCTATCAGCCATTCCAGGTTCTCAAGGATCATCTGCAACGCGCGCGCGCCTTCGTGTTCGCCGCCGAGGAAGACTTCGGTATCGTCGCGCTCGAAGCGCAGGCGTGCGGCACGCCGGTCATCGCGTTCGGCAAGGGGGGCGCGCTCGAAACGGTGGTGCCGATCGGCGAGCCACGTCCTACCGGCGTGTATTTCGGATGCCAAACGGTCGTGTCGATGCTCGACGCGATTGACCGCTTCGAGCGGCAGGGTGAACAGATCACGCCGGCGGCATGCCGCGCGAATGCGGAGCGTTTTTCCGCGGCGGTTTTCCGGCGCGCCTTCATGGCTGAGGTGACGCGCACGATCGCGGCGTCCGGCTGGCGTTTGAGGGTCGCGGCGACAGAGCGGATCGAACCCGATCTGGCCACCGAGGATCTCGCATGGCCCGGCGAACGGGCGCAAGGAGGGAGTTGGGGACGCTGAATCGGGTGAGTTCGCTTGCAGGTCATGAAGCGCGGCAGACTATCTCTTTATTCGCATATTGCGAACGTCGCAATATGCGAATAAAATGCTTTTGTCGTAAGGCAGTAAGCCATGGCTGGCTGTTCGGCCTATGCCGTCCGGCTGGCTATCGGTGTCGATCCTGTCCTATTAGCCTTGCAGGTAGAGCGTGCATGTTTGGTGCGCGTGTACAGGCGAGGAAATTCGATGCGGGTCATTTCAAAGAAAGCGTTGCAGGACTTCATAAAAAGACATCCGGAGGCGCGCAGTGCGTTGTTGACGTGGTACTCACTGGCGCAGGCTTGCCTCGCGTATGGCTATAACGACCTGAAGCAGACGTTCGCGGGCGTGGACTACGTGCCGCCGCAATACACTGTGTTCGATGTGGGCGGCAACCGGTTCCGGATCATCGCGGCGATTCACTACAACAGGCAGTCGTTGTTCGTTCGTCATGTATTGACGCATTCCGAATACGACCTTTGGACGAGGAAGAATCTAAACTCATGAATGCCGATCGCCTTCCGGGAGCCTTTCCCGACATCGCTCAGACCTGGGCCGCATTGCAAACCCAGTTGCCCATCACACCCATTCGCAGCGAGCAGGACTATCAGAAGATGGTGCGGCTCGCCAACGCGCTCGCCGATCACCTGAACGGTAACGAGGAGGATCCGCTGGCCGATCTGTTTGCGATCGTCACCGACCTGATCGAAAGCTGGGAAGTGAACAACGTGACGATCCCGAAAGCGGAGCCGCGTGAGGTGTTGCGGCACCTGCTGGAAACCCACGGACTCAAGCAGAAGGACCTGATCGGCATCGCATCGCCCACCGTGGTGAGCGATATTCTCGCGGGCCGGCGCGCCATCAGCAAAAAGGTGGCAAAGGCGCTTGCCGTACGCTTTCATACCGACGTCAGCGCGTTTCTGTAAGAGCGGCGCAGCTTCGCGCCGTTCCATACGCCTGAACCTCAAACTTATGCAAAAGGGCTGTGCCTCGATCCGGCACAGCCCTTTTGCGTTGTACGCCTTTAATCCGATCTATCGTGATTCGTGAGTATCGAGCGGATCGCCGGCGGAGTAGGTGTACGCATACGCGTAGTCGTACGTGCCGTTCCTGTTGTGGCTCTTGAGCGGCACCGCATTCATCACGCCGCCCACCACCCGGGCCCGCGCGCGCCGCAGCTTCTTCAGCGTCTCGGCCACGTGGCCTTCCGTGTGAGCGCCGGACCGCATGACCAGCACCGTGGACCCGGCGATATGCGCAATCACCGCCGCATCGGCCACCGCCAGCACTGGCGGCGTATCGACGATCACCAGATCGAACTCCTGCTCGAAGCGCGTGAGGATTTCGCCGAAGCGCATCGACGTCAGAATCTCGGATGGATTCGGCGGATAAGCGCCTGTCGCGATGAAGTGCAAGCCATCCACGCCCGTGGCGCGCGCCGCGACTTCAAGGTCGACCTGGCCGGTCAGCAGTTCGGTCAGGCCACCATTGGGCGAGCGGCCGAGATACTGCGCAAGGCGGCCGCGCCGCAGATCGGCGTCGATCAGCAGCACGCGTTTGCCCGATTCCGCAATCAGTGCTGCCAGATTCGCGCATAGAAAGCTTTTGCCATCCGAGGGCGCCGGGCTTGTTATCGCCACGATGCGGTTGGGCGCGTCGACCAGGCCGAATTCCAGCGTGGCGCGCAATCCGCGCAGGCTCTCCACCGTTGAGTCGTACGGATGGGTCTTCACCAGCAGGGGCCGCATGGGTGTCTTGCCCAACGCAACGACGGTTTGCCTACCGACGTGCACCTTGTTCTCGCGACCCGCCGCCGAGCGAGACCGAAGCATGCGTGCCATGCCCGACGACTGCGCCGACACTTCGGTCGGCGTCGACTTCGGGCTGGGCAGGGCCGCGGCGCGCGCGGCGCTCAACTGCCGGTCGCTACGCGCCTGTTCCGGGCTAAAGGCGATCGAGCCGAAGATCGGCAACTGGAAGCGCCGCTCGACGAACTCGGGGTCGGCCACGCCGGTGAAGAACGTGCGGCGGCAGAACGCGAACAGGATGCCGGCGATGATGCCGAGTACCGTGCCGGCCGAAATGATCAACGCCGACTTCGGCCGCACCGGCGATAACGGCAGCAACGCTTCATCGATGATATGCACGTTGCCGATCGTCCCGGCACGCGAAATCGACAGCTCCTGGGTTTTGTTCAGCAAGGCCACGTAGATTTCCTCGGCGACCTTCGCATCGCGCTGCAAGGCGAGGGCGTTTCGCTCGGAACTCGGCAGTGTGGTGAAGTGATCTTCGAAACGCGCTTTCTCCCGCATCATGGCCGCTATTTGCGAGTCGACCTGCAGGACTTCCGGGCTCTCTGCGGTGAAGCGTTGCAGCAACTGCGCACGCATGATACGCAGCGACGCAATCTGCTTTTCGTAGTCCAGACCGCCGGCGAGGTAGACCCCGGCTTCCTGGGTCGGCTGGAACGAGCCGACTCGGGACTGGTATTCCGAAAGCGCGGTTTCGGCTTTTTTCACTTCGTCGCGCAGATGCGGCAGTTCGCTGTTCAGGAAGCTCAGCATGCGGCTCGCTTCTTCCTGTGCGCGGTCGGTGCGCTGCTTCAGATACGAGGCGGCTACCGCATTGGTGATCGCCGTGATCGCGTGCGGATCGGTGCCCATGTACGACAGTTGCACCACGCCGGTTTCACGGCCTTTCTCGCTGACTTGCAGACCGGAAGAGAGTCCCGCCACGGCGTCCAGCTGGTTGAAGCGCGTGACGTAGAACTCGGTGCCCGGACGCGCCACCAGCGTCTTGACGAGCAGCGTAACGCCGTTGCCGCTGGCTTCCTGGCCGGCCACGCCGGTCAGGATCTGTTGACCGAACCCGTCGCTCAGTTCATAGCGGCCCTGGTCGAGCGCGCGCAGCGTCAGTTGCGCTCCTTCGAGCGGCTTCGGCACCGTGATCGAGCTGACCGCGAATTGCTCGCCGCCCCACGCATACGAAGTCATGCCGAACGCCGCACC includes the following:
- a CDS encoding polysaccharide biosynthesis tyrosine autokinase, with protein sequence MSTYDMLDQGPAPGGDEDAVMLDLLRIVIDQIWWVIGIAGCIILAAVVYSKIATPIYSADALLQVEAQTGNSTPSQVALSLMPSVGPMHTDAEIEIIKSRAVVEPVVEQFKLNFSVAPKTMPVLGKISSFFARPGHPLGAAFGMTSYAWGGEQFAVSSITVPKPLEGAQLTLRALDQGRYELSDGFGQQILTGVAGQEASGNGVTLLVKTLVARPGTEFYVTRFNQLDAVAGLSSGLQVSEKGRETGVVQLSYMGTDPHAITAITNAVAASYLKQRTDRAQEEASRMLSFLNSELPHLRDEVKKAETALSEYQSRVGSFQPTQEAGVYLAGGLDYEKQIASLRIMRAQLLQRFTAESPEVLQVDSQIAAMMREKARFEDHFTTLPSSERNALALQRDAKVAEEIYVALLNKTQELSISRAGTIGNVHIIDEALLPLSPVRPKSALIISAGTVLGIIAGILFAFCRRTFFTGVADPEFVERRFQLPIFGSIAFSPEQARSDRQLSAARAAALPSPKSTPTEVSAQSSGMARMLRSRSAAGRENKVHVGRQTVVALGKTPMRPLLVKTHPYDSTVESLRGLRATLEFGLVDAPNRIVAITSPAPSDGKSFLCANLAALIAESGKRVLLIDADLRRGRLAQYLGRSPNGGLTELLTGQVDLEVAARATGVDGLHFIATGAYPPNPSEILTSMRFGEILTRFEQEFDLVIVDTPPVLAVADAAVIAHIAGSTVLVMRSGAHTEGHVAETLKKLRRARARVVGGVMNAVPLKSHNRNGTYDYAYAYTYSAGDPLDTHESR